In Alkalihalobacillus sp. TS-13, the following are encoded in one genomic region:
- a CDS encoding efflux RND transporter permease subunit yields MNSLIRFSLKNVAAIFIITFLIILGGLYAITNLRIEMFPDIEDPTLTVEAVYPGASPDDVNKNVTTKLEEQFNSLEGLKTLESSSYESFAMLSLNFPNNTDLDKKEQQVNKLIEEANLEDSVQTDVKRFSMDMIPIYDISIFAKGDTDLDTYLENNVIPDIKKISGVNEVQVSGQKEGLVQITVDQEKALQNGLSLDHIKNQINEKYFSYPAGQVEADEFQIPVRVEQDLETIEELEDLQLTTQNQQEPTPIALKEIATIEEVTERAELTRYNLKDSLSMMITKKQDANTVEVADQVTEVLKKHEEQIDYYVSFDTAQGVKDSVHTLVREGLLGALFASLAVLLFLRNIRATIIAIISIPFSLLFSSIFLLQLGISLNMMTLGGMAVAVGRVVDDSIVVIENIFRRVRRSPDKKITDEIITDSTKEIFKAIVSSTLTTIVVFLPLGLVEGDTGGFFLPFALAITFALIASLLISVTLVPILAKYSFKKAPKEEKEGLLQKIYGKLIERSLNHKVTAILLSLVLLGGSFALVPTLGFTFMPNEEQKILNATIELPATTSMERTNEVSLQMEEMFVDKSQIENVTAGVGSKDFFTGLKKENKASYYLRLKEDTDVSEFLKELRGDMETIMDVEADEGEFNVMEFAASGPPTNNSVSIDLYSTDLEKLQSAALDVEEYMKDNDDLKDISNNFSETQKQYLVDVDSDKAGEKGIPGMQILGMITDQTRPVQVGELNLNEENKTVQLSYEDPLSAEALEEMEIYGPQGPVKLKEIADVKETDSFTAIQKLDGKVFARVTGHVKGNDVQAVTNEVVNGVKSDIELPEGVSFESGGGSEETTAEFQQMGIAMIAAMGLVYLTMLITFGKARIPIIILSSLIFVPIGSFTALYLAKEPLSISVMIGFLMLIGIVVTNAIVLTDRITRNRDEKGMTVREALLEAGKTRLRPILMTALATIAALTPLAFTTSTGTFISKGLALTVIGGLTSSTLLTLILIPVLYEVFFFRQRKKERLKTKDLSM; encoded by the coding sequence ATGAATTCATTAATCCGATTCAGTCTCAAAAATGTTGCCGCTATTTTCATTATTACTTTTTTAATCATTCTCGGAGGGCTTTACGCGATCACCAATCTCCGTATTGAAATGTTCCCGGATATTGAAGATCCAACATTGACGGTTGAAGCCGTTTATCCCGGAGCTTCACCTGACGATGTAAACAAAAACGTTACAACCAAACTTGAAGAACAATTCAATTCGTTAGAAGGGTTGAAGACGCTGGAAAGTTCATCGTACGAAAGTTTTGCGATGCTTTCACTGAATTTTCCAAACAACACTGACCTTGATAAAAAAGAACAGCAAGTGAACAAATTGATTGAGGAAGCGAACCTGGAAGACTCCGTCCAAACGGATGTCAAACGCTTTTCAATGGATATGATTCCGATTTATGATATCTCCATCTTTGCAAAAGGGGATACGGATCTTGATACGTATCTCGAAAATAACGTCATCCCGGACATCAAAAAGATATCTGGGGTGAATGAGGTCCAGGTTTCAGGGCAAAAAGAGGGTCTTGTCCAGATTACGGTTGATCAGGAAAAAGCTCTTCAAAACGGGTTATCGCTTGATCATATCAAAAATCAAATCAACGAAAAATATTTTTCATATCCAGCTGGTCAAGTGGAAGCGGATGAATTCCAGATACCGGTTCGTGTTGAGCAGGATCTAGAAACGATCGAAGAATTGGAAGACCTTCAGCTGACAACTCAGAATCAGCAAGAGCCAACACCTATTGCATTAAAAGAAATCGCAACAATTGAGGAAGTGACCGAGAGAGCAGAGCTAACACGCTACAACTTGAAAGATTCACTTTCAATGATGATTACGAAAAAGCAGGATGCGAACACGGTCGAAGTGGCTGATCAGGTGACAGAGGTTTTGAAAAAGCATGAAGAACAAATCGATTATTATGTAAGCTTCGACACGGCACAGGGCGTGAAGGATTCTGTGCATACACTTGTTCGGGAGGGCCTACTTGGGGCGTTGTTTGCATCACTCGCCGTATTACTTTTCTTACGGAATATCCGTGCGACGATCATTGCGATCATCTCGATTCCGTTTTCTTTACTCTTTTCATCGATCTTCTTATTACAGCTCGGAATTTCATTAAACATGATGACCCTTGGCGGAATGGCCGTTGCGGTCGGACGGGTGGTTGATGACAGCATCGTTGTCATTGAAAACATCTTTAGGCGTGTAAGGAGATCGCCTGATAAGAAAATCACTGATGAGATCATCACAGATTCAACGAAAGAAATTTTCAAAGCGATCGTCTCTTCAACCCTGACTACGATTGTCGTCTTTTTACCGCTTGGCTTGGTCGAAGGGGATACGGGAGGATTTTTCCTGCCATTCGCACTTGCAATCACATTCGCACTCATAGCGTCGCTTCTGATTTCGGTCACGCTGGTACCAATTTTAGCGAAATATTCGTTCAAAAAAGCACCGAAGGAAGAGAAAGAAGGGTTGTTGCAAAAAATTTATGGGAAGTTGATTGAACGTTCTCTAAATCATAAAGTCACCGCAATCCTACTATCGCTAGTGCTATTGGGCGGTTCCTTCGCACTTGTACCGACCCTGGGTTTCACCTTCATGCCGAATGAGGAGCAGAAGATCTTGAATGCGACAATCGAATTGCCTGCAACAACTTCAATGGAACGGACGAATGAGGTTTCACTCCAGATGGAAGAGATGTTCGTCGATAAAAGCCAAATTGAAAATGTGACCGCTGGTGTAGGAAGCAAGGATTTCTTCACCGGTTTAAAAAAGGAAAACAAAGCAAGCTACTACTTGAGGCTGAAAGAAGACACTGACGTATCAGAGTTTTTAAAAGAATTAAGAGGTGATATGGAAACAATCATGGATGTTGAAGCGGATGAAGGAGAATTCAACGTCATGGAATTCGCTGCTTCTGGTCCGCCGACGAACAACAGTGTTTCGATCGATCTCTATTCAACGGATCTTGAAAAGCTGCAGTCGGCTGCACTTGATGTTGAAGAATACATGAAAGACAACGATGATCTGAAAGATATTTCGAATAACTTTTCCGAAACACAAAAACAATACCTTGTTGACGTCGATTCAGATAAAGCTGGGGAAAAAGGGATTCCAGGCATGCAGATTCTTGGGATGATTACAGATCAAACAAGACCTGTGCAGGTTGGCGAATTGAATTTGAACGAAGAGAACAAAACCGTTCAATTATCCTACGAAGATCCTTTAAGTGCTGAAGCCCTTGAAGAAATGGAAATCTACGGTCCTCAAGGTCCAGTAAAACTGAAAGAGATTGCAGATGTTAAAGAAACGGATAGCTTCACAGCGATTCAAAAGCTTGATGGTAAAGTCTTCGCACGTGTGACAGGTCACGTGAAAGGAAACGATGTGCAAGCTGTTACGAACGAAGTGGTAAACGGTGTTAAATCAGATATCGAACTTCCTGAAGGTGTTTCTTTTGAGAGCGGTGGCGGAAGTGAGGAGACGACAGCCGAGTTCCAACAGATGGGGATCGCAATGATTGCGGCGATGGGACTTGTCTATTTGACGATGCTCATTACATTTGGAAAAGCACGGATCCCAATCATCATCTTATCCTCACTCATCTTCGTTCCCATTGGTTCCTTCACGGCTCTATATTTGGCTAAAGAACCGCTTTCCATCAGTGTTATGATTGGATTCTTGATGTTGATTGGAATTGTCGTGACCAATGCGATCGTCTTGACTGATAGGATTACTAGGAACCGGGATGAAAAGGGAATGACTGTGCGTGAAGCATTGCTCGAAGCTGGGAAAACTCGATTAAGACCGATTTTAATGACAGCTTTGGCAACGATTGCCGCGTTGACCCCGCTTGCATTTACAACATCCACAGGAACGTTCATTTCAAAAGGATTAGCATTGACAGTTATTGGTGGTTTAACTTCCTCGACATTGCTGACATTGATTTTAATTCCTGTCCTTTATGAAGTATTCTTTTTCAGACAAAGGAAAAAAGAGCGACTCAAGACAAAGGATCTTTCCATGTAA
- a CDS encoding LacI family DNA-binding transcriptional regulator has protein sequence MATIKDVAKRAGVAVSTASYALNNIDKISPDTKRKVIEAAKELNYQKNGIASDLKRTKTNTIALILSDLSGPYYSELINGVQTVAMTNGYDLIACNSMGDTQSTAVKFLKEKRVDGVIILAHNISDETILESAREGFPIVVLDRYLVHDHVLQVEVDNWQGGFLATEHLIEKGHRKIAFISGPSNSHDNSLRFRGYEAALEKHGLPYISKWKISGDFTRESGYRATKMLIAQNDLPEGIFYANDEMAIGGLQAFKEKGVRVPEDVSIVGFDDIQLAEFVAPSLSTIRQPKYEAGALAVHLIFQQLSNEKVEPYYKLSTELIERESVVERD, from the coding sequence ATGGCAACGATCAAAGATGTAGCGAAACGTGCAGGAGTGGCAGTATCGACAGCTTCCTATGCACTGAACAATATCGATAAAATCAGTCCAGACACGAAGAGAAAAGTGATTGAAGCAGCCAAAGAGTTGAACTATCAGAAGAACGGAATCGCCTCAGACTTGAAGAGGACGAAGACGAACACGATCGCGTTGATCTTGAGTGATTTGTCAGGTCCTTATTATTCGGAGCTGATCAATGGCGTCCAGACCGTCGCGATGACGAACGGCTACGATCTGATTGCGTGTAACTCGATGGGGGATACACAATCGACAGCGGTCAAGTTTTTAAAAGAAAAACGTGTCGACGGCGTCATCATTTTGGCGCACAACATCAGTGATGAAACAATTCTTGAATCTGCGCGTGAAGGATTTCCGATTGTCGTTCTTGATCGTTATCTGGTCCATGATCATGTGCTGCAGGTCGAGGTCGACAACTGGCAAGGTGGATTCCTTGCTACAGAACATTTGATTGAGAAAGGACACCGCAAGATCGCGTTCATCAGCGGCCCGAGCAACTCCCATGATAATTCGTTGAGATTCCGGGGATATGAGGCGGCATTGGAGAAACATGGGCTGCCTTATATTTCGAAATGGAAAATCTCCGGGGATTTTACACGTGAGAGCGGATATCGAGCGACGAAAATGCTGATTGCGCAGAATGATCTTCCTGAGGGTATCTTTTACGCGAATGATGAAATGGCGATCGGTGGACTGCAAGCGTTCAAGGAAAAAGGTGTGCGTGTCCCGGAGGACGTGTCGATCGTCGGATTTGATGATATTCAGTTAGCTGAGTTCGTAGCGCCGTCATTAAGCACGATCCGCCAACCGAAGTACGAAGCAGGTGCGCTCGCCGTGCACTTGATCTTCCAACAACTATCCAATGAAAAAGTCGAACCATACTACAAGCTATCAACCGAGCTGATAGAGAGAGAATCTGTAGTGGAACGAGATTAG
- a CDS encoding alpha/beta hydrolase family protein has translation MARITCDFYSEALQCSTSITVILPQQVGVLESEEVQDFGKTYPTLYLLHGLSDDHTTWSRRTSIERYADSYGIAVVMPAVGRSWYTDMEYGHDYFAYVSRELPKVVQSMFPLSPKREDTYIAGLSMGGYGALKTAFHFPENYYAAASLSGAVDVLERLSDFKKDFPAIFGNRQVKGSGDDLFHMAKELAESDSPKPFLYANCGTEDHLYEANLRFRDHCREIGLDMRYEEFPGTHEWGYWDQHIQKVLALFFKR, from the coding sequence ATGGCACGGATTACTTGCGATTTTTATTCAGAGGCTCTGCAATGTTCAACTTCGATTACCGTGATTTTGCCCCAGCAAGTCGGGGTGCTGGAGTCTGAGGAAGTGCAGGACTTTGGGAAAACGTATCCGACGCTCTATTTATTACATGGACTTTCGGATGATCATACAACCTGGAGCAGGCGGACATCGATCGAACGATATGCGGATTCTTATGGAATTGCGGTTGTCATGCCTGCTGTTGGGCGAAGCTGGTATACGGATATGGAATATGGTCATGACTATTTCGCCTATGTGAGTCGTGAGCTTCCGAAAGTGGTCCAATCCATGTTTCCTCTTTCTCCAAAACGAGAAGATACCTATATCGCCGGGCTTTCGATGGGTGGATATGGCGCATTGAAAACTGCATTCCATTTTCCAGAAAACTATTATGCAGCGGCAAGTCTCTCTGGAGCTGTCGATGTACTGGAACGGCTTTCTGATTTTAAAAAGGATTTCCCGGCTATATTCGGGAACCGTCAAGTCAAAGGGAGTGGCGATGATCTTTTTCATATGGCAAAAGAATTGGCGGAGAGTGATTCTCCAAAACCCTTTTTATATGCGAATTGCGGGACAGAAGATCACCTTTATGAAGCGAATCTCCGTTTTCGAGACCATTGCAGGGAAATCGGGCTTGATATGAGGTATGAAGAATTCCCAGGCACTCATGAATGGGGCTACTGGGACCAGCACATTCAGAAGGTGTTGGCGTTGTTTTTTAAAAGATAG
- a CDS encoding alpha-glucosidase — protein sequence MDKKWWHTATVYQIYPRSFNDSDGDGIGDIPGIIEKLDYLANLGIDVIWLSPVYKSPNDDNGYDISDYYGIMDEFGTMEDMEKLIEEAKARNIRIIMDLVINHTSDEHPWFMESRKSKDNPYRDFYIWRDGADGPPSDIRSVFSGPAWEYDEETGQYYFHLFSKKQPDLNLHNDDVRKELHKMMDFWLEKGISGFRMDVIDLIGKEVDKGVLTDGPMLHPYLKEINEKVLSKYDVMTVGETPSATTDSAKLYTAPERNELDMVFTFEHMSLDEVKGKGKWALKPLELRDLKAVLSKWQTELHGQGWNSLYWNNHDQPRIVSRWGDDWEYRVKSAKMLATVLHMMQGTPYIYQGEEIGMTNIRFDDLDDYRDIETLNIYKEKTEQGTPHEEVMKSIYTKGRDNARTPLQWNGSENGGFTTGEPWIKVNPNYHEINVEKALADEQSIFHYYKKLVQLRKEHEIIVYGEYELIEADHDEIYAYVRRLGEETLLMVANFYGGTPKFTLREGFSAKDAEIVISNYDDSPKSPEQIHLRPYEAIVYRLGRG from the coding sequence ATGGATAAAAAATGGTGGCATACAGCAACGGTCTATCAAATTTACCCGCGTAGTTTCAATGATTCAGACGGGGATGGAATTGGAGATATCCCGGGGATCATTGAAAAACTGGATTATTTAGCGAACCTTGGGATCGATGTAATCTGGCTCAGTCCTGTATACAAATCTCCGAATGATGATAATGGCTATGATATCAGTGATTATTACGGGATCATGGATGAGTTCGGGACGATGGAAGATATGGAGAAGCTGATTGAAGAAGCGAAAGCCCGGAATATCCGAATCATCATGGACCTTGTGATCAATCATACGTCCGATGAACACCCGTGGTTTATGGAGTCCCGGAAATCGAAGGATAATCCATATCGCGATTTTTACATTTGGCGGGATGGAGCAGACGGACCTCCGAGTGATATCCGTTCCGTTTTCAGCGGTCCAGCCTGGGAGTATGATGAGGAGACCGGACAGTATTATTTCCATCTCTTCAGTAAAAAACAGCCGGATTTAAATCTTCATAACGATGACGTACGTAAAGAGCTGCATAAGATGATGGATTTTTGGCTTGAAAAAGGAATCAGCGGGTTCCGGATGGATGTCATCGATTTGATTGGAAAAGAAGTCGACAAAGGTGTCTTAACGGATGGACCGATGCTGCACCCTTATTTGAAGGAAATAAATGAAAAAGTGTTATCGAAGTATGATGTGATGACGGTCGGGGAAACACCTTCAGCTACAACAGATTCAGCAAAGTTATATACAGCCCCGGAACGAAATGAGCTTGATATGGTGTTCACTTTCGAGCATATGTCGTTAGATGAGGTTAAAGGTAAAGGGAAATGGGCGTTGAAACCGTTGGAGCTCAGAGATTTGAAGGCGGTCTTAAGCAAGTGGCAGACAGAACTTCACGGGCAGGGCTGGAACAGTTTGTACTGGAACAACCACGATCAGCCGCGTATCGTCTCCCGCTGGGGGGATGATTGGGAATATCGCGTTAAATCTGCTAAAATGCTTGCGACGGTCTTACACATGATGCAAGGCACACCTTACATCTATCAGGGTGAAGAAATCGGAATGACAAATATCCGCTTTGATGACCTCGACGATTACCGCGATATCGAGACATTGAACATATATAAGGAAAAAACAGAACAGGGCACTCCGCATGAGGAGGTCATGAAGTCGATCTATACGAAAGGACGCGACAATGCCCGGACCCCACTCCAGTGGAATGGTTCGGAAAATGGCGGTTTTACGACTGGTGAGCCTTGGATCAAGGTGAACCCGAATTACCACGAGATCAATGTGGAGAAGGCTTTAGCTGATGAGCAGTCCATTTTCCATTATTATAAAAAGTTGGTTCAATTACGAAAAGAACATGAGATTATCGTCTATGGGGAGTATGAACTGATTGAAGCGGATCATGATGAAATTTATGCTTATGTACGCCGGCTTGGCGAGGAAACGCTTCTGATGGTTGCGAACTTTTATGGCGGCACACCGAAATTTACGTTACGAGAAGGGTTTTCAGCCAAGGATGCGGAAATAGTTATAAGTAACTATGACGATTCACCAAAATCGCCAGAACAGATCCATTTACGACCATATGAAGCTATCGTCTATCGGTTAGGACGTGGGTGA
- a CDS encoding carbohydrate ABC transporter permease, whose protein sequence is MESKTINRKIEKTIVSILLIVGGVLVSIPFFWMIMSSFKPNGEVLLFPPTLFPENPTLENYINLFERLNFGVYLKNTIIIVVMSFVGLLFNAMAGYGFAKFKFKGREPIFYLVLATMMIPAQVTMIPVYLILNEMGLTNTMTGIVLPGLAAAFSIFLFRQFMTTIPTDLIEAARLDGAGEFYIFFKLIIPIAKPIFAVQGILTFIGAWNSFLWPLIIANDESLYTLSVGLSLLQGQYASNYGLQMAGAAFMVVPIIIIFSFFQKYIVEGFTMSGLK, encoded by the coding sequence ATGGAATCAAAAACAATCAATCGGAAAATTGAAAAGACAATCGTCAGTATCCTTCTTATCGTAGGTGGTGTGCTCGTATCCATCCCGTTTTTCTGGATGATCATGAGTTCATTCAAACCGAACGGAGAAGTGCTGCTGTTTCCACCAACACTGTTCCCTGAGAACCCGACTCTTGAAAACTACATCAATTTGTTCGAACGGCTCAATTTCGGAGTCTATCTGAAAAATACGATCATTATTGTCGTGATGTCCTTTGTGGGTCTCTTGTTCAATGCGATGGCGGGTTATGGGTTTGCAAAATTCAAATTCAAAGGTCGTGAACCAATCTTCTACCTGGTATTGGCTACGATGATGATCCCTGCACAAGTTACGATGATTCCTGTTTATTTGATCCTCAATGAAATGGGTCTGACGAACACAATGACTGGGATCGTACTGCCAGGGTTGGCAGCTGCCTTCAGTATCTTCTTGTTCAGGCAGTTCATGACGACGATTCCGACGGATCTGATTGAAGCAGCTCGTTTGGATGGAGCGGGAGAATTTTATATCTTCTTTAAGCTGATCATTCCGATCGCGAAACCGATTTTCGCCGTTCAGGGGATTCTTACGTTCATCGGTGCCTGGAACAGTTTCTTATGGCCGTTGATCATCGCCAATGATGAAAGCCTCTATACGTTATCCGTAGGGTTGTCGTTGCTCCAAGGGCAATACGCAAGCAACTATGGATTACAGATGGCCGGTGCTGCCTTCATGGTCGTACCGATCATCATCATCTTTTCTTTCTTCCAAAAATATATTGTGGAAGGATTTACGATGTCAGGGCTTAAATAA
- a CDS encoding carbohydrate ABC transporter permease — MGNGFKRLYQDRHPFMFIGPAVLILLVFSIVPIFVAFVISFTDLDLKGLANWSNINYIGLENYKELFTDEVFHKSIYNTLFYAIIGVPLVIVCSLGIALLLNYGSNLLFRFFRGVYYMPSITNIIAVAVIWGYLYNTEYGLFNYILSLLEADKIPWLEEPTIAKLSLIVLAVWKGIGINMIIFLAALQGIPHSYYEAAKIDGANRFQMLFQITIPLLRYATFFVTITTLIGWLQFFEEPFVMTQGGPLNGTISMALFIYQEGFQFSEFGYAAAGSFILFVFIIVVTLVQFKIRKSDTEY; from the coding sequence ATGGGCAATGGTTTCAAACGATTATATCAGGATCGACATCCCTTTATGTTCATCGGACCAGCCGTCCTGATTCTATTGGTCTTCAGCATCGTTCCGATTTTCGTTGCTTTTGTCATCAGTTTTACAGACCTTGACCTCAAGGGGCTTGCAAACTGGTCGAATATCAATTATATCGGACTAGAAAATTATAAAGAACTCTTCACAGATGAAGTCTTTCATAAATCAATTTATAACACGTTATTCTATGCAATCATCGGTGTGCCTCTTGTTATTGTTTGTTCATTAGGAATTGCATTGCTCCTCAACTATGGATCCAATCTGTTGTTCAGGTTTTTCCGAGGAGTCTACTACATGCCTTCCATCACGAATATCATTGCGGTAGCAGTCATCTGGGGTTACTTATACAATACCGAGTATGGTCTTTTCAACTACATCTTGTCCCTGTTGGAGGCAGATAAAATTCCATGGCTCGAGGAACCAACGATTGCAAAGCTTTCGTTGATTGTGCTTGCTGTTTGGAAAGGAATCGGTATCAATATGATCATTTTCCTTGCAGCATTACAAGGGATTCCGCACTCGTATTATGAAGCAGCAAAAATTGACGGTGCGAACCGTTTTCAAATGCTTTTCCAGATTACGATCCCGCTTTTGCGTTATGCAACGTTCTTCGTCACGATCACGACCTTGATCGGTTGGCTGCAATTTTTCGAAGAGCCGTTCGTCATGACCCAGGGGGGACCATTGAACGGTACGATTTCCATGGCCTTGTTCATTTATCAGGAAGGCTTCCAATTCAGTGAATTCGGTTATGCGGCAGCTGGATCTTTCATCTTATTCGTTTTCATCATTGTCGTGACACTCGTCCAGTTCAAAATCCGAAAATCTGATACAGAGTACTAG